CCGGAGCGCAGACCGAGCCCGGAGTGCACCCCTGAGTTCCGGCGCGGTGGCATCTCGGTGCGGTCGGCCGGGGTTGAGCCCCGCGCCGGATCGATTGCGGCGCGCGGGCGTGCCCCACGGCCGATACCGCGGGCCGCTCGCCCGACACGGTCAGTGGCTTCGGGAAAGCGCTTTCTCCTCCGGGAGGATAGGGCGACCGCCTGCGGGTGACAAGTATGTGAACGATGATCGGGCGAGAGGAAATCGCCGCCACCCTCAATCCCGCTCACTCCCTTGCAATCCCAAGGGAGTGAACGGGATCTTCGACAGCTCGCCCGCCCTGGAATCCTTATGAGTGTTCACACTCATGACCGGCGTCTGTCGATCTGCGAGGTGCTGAGCCGTACATACCGCTCCGCGGCGGCGGCTGCCGCCGACCGGCTCCGCTCACGCTCTGGGCATCCCTGGCCTTCAGCGTGGGCCCCGGGCAGAGCACGGGCTCCGCACGGTGTGCGGGGCCCGTGTCGCGGGGTGTGGTGCGGGTCAGGGGCAGCTCAGGCGTGTGTCGCCGGGGTCCGTGGTGCAGGTGTCCGTCTGGGGGCCGCCGTTGGCGGTGTCGTTGCCGGACACGTTGTCGACGGTGTTCAGGTTGTCGGTGCCGGAGTTGCCGATGAGGTTGTCGTTGCCGGGGCCTGCGGTGAGGGTGTCGTTGCCGAAGCCGCCGTCGAGGCGGTCATTGCCGTACCCGCCGTGGACGGTGTCGTCGCCGCTGCCCGCGTCGACGGTGTCGTCGCCGCCGAGGGCGCAGATCACGTCGTTGCCGAAGGTGCCGGTGATGGTGTCGTTTCCGCTGGTGCCGATGCGGGTGCAGCCGCGCGCGTTGTTGACCGTGGTGGTCGCCGTGGCGGCGTTGTTGCCGGTGCTCGGGTCGGTCTGGGAGGCGCCGACCGTGGCCCGGTCGGTGAGGATGCCGGTGGCCCGTGGCTCGGCGGCGACCGTCACCGTGGCAGCGGCGCCGGGGGCGAGGGTGCCGAGGGAGCAGTTCGCGGTGGTGGCGGTGGTGGTGCAGGCGCCTGAAGCGGTGGTGGCCGAGACGACCGAGGCGGCGACGCCGCTGAGCGTGTCGGACAGGGAGACGCCGGTGGCGGAGACAGTGGTGCTGTTGTTGGTCACCCGCACCGTGTAGGTGGCCCGGTCACCGATGCTGACCGTAGTGGGACCGGACTTCGTCACCGACAGGTCCACGCCGGCCGGTGGCGGCGGGGAGCCGCCGCCCTCGAAGCGGGCCAGGGCGAAGTCGTTGTCCGGTCCGCCCCCGCCGGCGGCGACGATCTTGCCGTCCGTCTGCAGGGCTACCCCATGGGCGGAGTCGTTGCCGCCGAAGTCCGCGGTGGCCAGGCCGCCCACGCCGAAGCCGGTGTCCTGGCTGCCGTCGGGGTTGTAGCGCAGGACGGACAGATCGCCGCCGGGTCCGTTGCTCCCGGCGACGACGATCCGCCCGTCGCTCGGCTGCAGCCTGACGTCCGCTGCTCCGCCGCCGGGAGTGATCACCCTGCCGTTGCCGCCGAAGCTCGT
The window above is part of the Streptomyces sp. NBC_00425 genome. Proteins encoded here:
- a CDS encoding calcium-binding protein, with product MATVLALVLTLPGTAAAAPGGLDVTFSGDGRVLTGIADDDRADDVAVQPDGKIVSVGASVDEASVESRFALTRHNPDGTPDTGFGGDGTVTTAINNMGPSLQWSEAHAVALQADGKIVVAGSSWRDYEDCCWFVVARYNPDGTLDDSFSGDGRVFADFDGPTEALDVAVDPAGRIVAAGYTGGHMAVLRLTGNGTPDTTFGGDGTVTANPAGPVPQEGGDGRALVLQPDGKIVVGGQVGSTRFDFALMRFNADGSVDTGFDGDGIVRTDFGDYESVEGLALQPDGKIVAAGASGTRYALARYLPNGALDTSFGGNGRVITPGGGAADVRLQPSDGRIVVAGSNGPGGDLSVLRYNPDGSQDTGFGVGGLATADFGGNDSAHGVALQTDGKIVAAGGGGPDNDFALARFEGGGSPPPPAGVDLSVTKSGPTTVSIGDRATYTVRVTNNSTTVSATGVSLSDTLSGVAASVVSATTASGACTTTATTANCSLGTLAPGAAATVTVAAEPRATGILTDRATVGASQTDPSTGNNAATATTTVNNARGCTRIGTSGNDTITGTFGNDVICALGGDDTVDAGSGDDTVHGGYGNDRLDGGFGNDTLTAGPGNDNLIGNSGTDNLNTVDNVSGNDTANGGPQTDTCTTDPGDTRLSCP